In Streptomyces sp. NBC_01707, a genomic segment contains:
- a CDS encoding HTTM domain-containing protein, whose product MTAYSPATPGRESAPPPRARLRDRIGAAVERGFRRITSGAVAPYQSAVIRIGFSLTWLALLLREWVHRNQLYGADSPWSWAMAREWNATNHAFTILLWHDGRLWFEIVYMAAMAASVMLLLGWRTRTASLLFMIGVLALQNRNPFVGNGGDNVIHIMAIYMVFTRCGQVWSLDARRAADSRDGDQDGGRDVAGIAMWACFAAVLTVVTGLGKLSIGWALLLWGFLLAQMAWWLVRNYAPGEPRTVMAMVGNVVHAGAMLVIAVQVCLIYSSSGWYKIQGSLWQDGTAIYYALHLGNVTPWPALSHAVASSSLLILILSYGTVIVEVAFPFTLFNSRVRTVMVAIMMSMHAGIGILLGLPFFTMAMIAADSLFLPTAVLRWLSDRAARAVQWTRALVPAPLMAQEQTEPVRRA is encoded by the coding sequence GTGACCGCATACTCTCCGGCCACGCCCGGCCGCGAATCCGCACCGCCCCCTCGCGCCCGGCTGCGCGACCGTATCGGCGCCGCTGTCGAGCGGGGCTTCAGGCGCATCACCAGCGGTGCCGTCGCGCCGTACCAGTCGGCCGTCATCCGGATCGGCTTCTCGCTGACCTGGCTCGCCTTGCTGTTGCGCGAGTGGGTGCACCGAAATCAGCTCTACGGGGCGGACAGCCCTTGGAGTTGGGCCATGGCCCGTGAATGGAATGCCACGAACCACGCCTTCACCATACTCCTGTGGCATGACGGTCGGCTGTGGTTCGAGATCGTCTACATGGCGGCGATGGCTGCGTCGGTGATGCTGCTCCTCGGCTGGCGGACCCGTACCGCCTCGCTGCTGTTCATGATCGGTGTGCTGGCGCTCCAGAACCGCAACCCCTTTGTGGGGAACGGCGGCGACAACGTCATCCACATCATGGCGATCTACATGGTGTTCACGCGCTGCGGACAAGTCTGGTCGTTGGACGCGCGGCGCGCTGCGGACAGCCGCGACGGCGACCAGGACGGCGGTCGGGATGTGGCCGGGATCGCAATGTGGGCCTGCTTCGCCGCCGTGCTCACTGTGGTCACCGGGCTGGGCAAGCTGAGCATTGGCTGGGCGTTGCTGCTCTGGGGCTTCCTCTTGGCCCAGATGGCCTGGTGGTTGGTGCGGAACTACGCACCCGGGGAGCCCCGCACCGTGATGGCGATGGTGGGCAACGTGGTGCACGCGGGTGCGATGCTCGTGATCGCGGTCCAGGTCTGCCTGATCTACTCGAGCTCCGGGTGGTACAAGATCCAGGGCTCCCTTTGGCAGGACGGCACGGCGATCTACTACGCGTTGCACCTCGGCAACGTCACCCCGTGGCCCGCTCTGTCCCACGCCGTCGCGAGTAGCAGCCTGCTCATCCTGATACTGAGCTACGGCACGGTGATCGTCGAAGTCGCCTTCCCTTTCACGCTTTTCAACAGCCGTGTGAGGACCGTGATGGTCGCGATCATGATGTCCATGCACGCGGGCATCGGGATTCTGCTCGGTCTTCCTTTCTTCACGATGGCGATGATCGCGGCGGATTCACTCTTCCTCCCGACGGCTGTTCTGCGCTGGCTGAGCGACCGTGCGGCGCGCGCAGTGCAGTGGACGCGAGCCCTGGTGCCCGCACCACTGATGGCCCAAGAACAGACCGAACCCGTCCGCCGCGCGTGA
- a CDS encoding contact-dependent growth inhibition system immunity protein — translation MTRPLNRHHSLEELKDERWPAPSGDATRLVATPHALRRKPIGELTVEGMRLLIGQGRAAEGPWCARSIGRTAGGGRDIETAACSDDGGSVSSTASEGRVRRRVADIRGLRRSTRDCGTAPTGGRGTTATAPVVSSERRNTPSTRAPLRPQAPLVNCRDANVTCRYRLWGRSTTSGRSPPRTPRPAEAASCRVTSRPTWVWCCDTGRAVDGLTPALFGHQELSRSEVVAPLFL, via the coding sequence GTGACTCGACCCCTGAACCGTCACCACTCCCTTGAGGAGCTGAAGGACGAACGTTGGCCGGCCCCGTCGGGCGACGCGACTCGCCTTGTTGCGACCCCGCACGCGCTTCGACGTAAGCCGATCGGCGAGCTGACAGTGGAGGGCATGCGGCTGCTGATAGGGCAGGGGAGGGCCGCGGAAGGTCCCTGGTGTGCAAGGTCCATAGGTCGCACTGCCGGCGGCGGCCGCGATATCGAGACCGCCGCCTGTTCGGACGACGGCGGCAGCGTCTCCAGCACGGCGTCCGAAGGCCGCGTCCGTCGCCGCGTCGCCGATATCCGTGGGCTCCGACGCTCCACCAGGGATTGCGGGACAGCCCCTACCGGCGGGCGCGGGACGACAGCTACGGCACCCGTTGTGTCCTCGGAACGCCGGAATACGCCCAGTACGAGGGCGCCCCTTCGCCCTCAGGCCCCGCTGGTCAACTGCAGGGACGCGAACGTGACTTGCAGGTATCGATTGTGGGGACGATCGACGACGTCGGGTCGAAGTCCTCCCAGGACGCCACGGCCCGCAGAAGCCGCAAGCTGTCGGGTGACGTCAAGGCCGACGTGGGTGTGGTGCTGCGACACCGGTCGAGCCGTGGACGGCCTCACCCCTGCGCTGTTCGGTCATCAGGAGCTGTCACGTTCAGAAGTGGTTGCTCCATTGTTCCTCTGA
- a CDS encoding helix-turn-helix transcriptional regulator: MNYDQRRAELADFLKTRRLALQPEEVGLPTRTSRRTPGLRREDVADLAGISACWYSQLEQARNIRVSDHVLNSLAEALRLSAEERDYLLALAHEDARSSANIPADGVPPALQRILDSQHPHPAFALGPRFNILAWNQARTDVYGDLAKIPPAHRHMLWLFFGGHMREMIQNWEPSARSVLAEFRAATGLYVHEPWFTTLVRELGQSSTEFRRWWRQHEIEKHHVTTREVKHPFVGRMVLEESVLVVDDRSGRRIILEIPQPGTGTEKKLTALSWKSQEVQDPSWHVLRSPDSEEQWSNHF; the protein is encoded by the coding sequence ATGAATTACGACCAACGGCGAGCGGAGCTCGCAGACTTCCTCAAAACACGACGGCTGGCCCTTCAGCCAGAAGAGGTCGGCCTTCCCACGCGAACATCACGGCGCACCCCGGGCCTGCGACGGGAAGACGTCGCCGACTTGGCGGGTATCAGCGCCTGCTGGTACTCCCAACTTGAACAAGCTCGGAACATCCGGGTATCCGACCACGTGCTCAATTCGCTGGCCGAAGCCCTTCGCCTCAGCGCCGAAGAGCGCGACTACCTCCTGGCCTTGGCGCACGAGGATGCTCGTTCCAGCGCGAACATTCCCGCGGACGGCGTACCTCCGGCCCTCCAGCGCATCCTGGACAGCCAGCATCCACATCCGGCGTTCGCTCTAGGTCCCCGTTTCAACATTCTCGCCTGGAACCAAGCCAGAACAGACGTCTACGGCGATCTGGCCAAAATCCCTCCTGCGCACCGCCACATGCTGTGGCTCTTCTTCGGCGGTCATATGCGCGAGATGATTCAGAACTGGGAGCCGAGCGCCCGATCCGTGCTGGCCGAGTTCCGCGCGGCCACCGGACTGTACGTCCACGAACCGTGGTTCACCACTCTGGTCCGCGAACTGGGCCAGAGCAGCACGGAATTCCGCAGATGGTGGCGGCAGCACGAGATCGAAAAACACCACGTCACCACTCGGGAAGTGAAGCATCCCTTCGTCGGCCGCATGGTGCTGGAGGAGAGCGTGCTCGTTGTCGACGACCGCTCAGGTCGGCGGATCATTCTCGAGATCCCGCAACCCGGCACCGGCACGGAGAAGAAGCTGACGGCACTTTCCTGGAAGTCCCAAGAAGTGCAAGATCCGTCGTGGCACGTGCTTCGAAGTCCGGATTCAGAGGAACAATGGAGCAACCACTTCTGA